The following coding sequences are from one Epinephelus fuscoguttatus linkage group LG7, E.fuscoguttatus.final_Chr_v1 window:
- the LOC125891399 gene encoding 5-aminolevulinate synthase, non-specific, mitochondrial-like — MDAVIRRCPFLTVVPSVALQLAGKSSLLSYAQKCPVMMDLASRPLARALSSSASASKGTPTNDDPKHEVKLPPGHIKPPAGQAVGSKCPFLAAEMVQKNNKVVREASMELQEDVQEMHSVRTGKRDTSLSVMDLIEADKVNSGAPKNLLKPTSSRVSHLLKDNLPEAVTFQYDKYFEKKIESKKVDHTYRVFKTVNRCAPSFPMADDYSESVHAKRDVSVWCSNDYLGMSRHPKVTQAIMETLRKHGAGAGGTRNISGTSKFHVELEHELADLHNKDAALLFTSCFVANDSTLFTLAKMLPGCEIYSDAGNHASMIQGIRNSRVKKFIFRHNDVSHLQELLEKSDPSTPKIVAFETVHSMDGAVCPLEEMCDIAHKFGAITFVDEVHAVGLYGSRGGGIGDRDRVMHKMDIISGTLGKAFGCVGGYIASTSTLVDTVRSYAAGFIFTTSLPPMLLAGAKESIKVLKSEEGRVLRRKHQRSVKLLRQMLMDSGFPVVHCPSHIIPVRVADAEKNNEICDIMMSRYNIYVQAINYPTVAKGEELLRIAPTPHHTPQMMFYFVDRLLKTWKEVGMELRPHSSAECDFCQQPLHFELMSEREKSYFTGLSHMISAVA, encoded by the exons ATGGACGCAGTGATCCGCCGGTGCCCTTTCCTCACAGTTGTTCCCAGTGTTGCCCTGCAGCTGGCCGGGAAGTCATCACTGCTGAGCTATGCCCAAAAATGCCCCGTGATGATGGACCTGGCCTCCAGACCTCTGGCCAGAGCTCTGTCCTCTTCAGCTTCAGCTTCCAAAGGCACTCCAACAAATGACG ATCCAAAGCATGAAGTCAAGCTGCCCCCAGGTCACATCAAGCCACCTGCGGGCCAGGCTGTCGGCTCCAAATGTCCTTTCCTGGCTGCAGAAATGgtgcagaaaaacaacaaggtaGTAAGAGAGGCCAGTATGGAGCTGCAAGAGGACGTCCAGGAAATGCACTCTGTACGCACAG ggaaaagagataCGAGTCTGTCGGTTATGGATCTTATCGAGGCAGACAAAGTCAACTCAGGAGCACCAAAAAACCTTCTGAAACCCACGTCTTCCAGAGTGTCTCACCTGCTGAAGGACAATCTGCCTGAGG CTGTTACCTTCCAGTACGACAAGTACTTTGAAAAGAAGATTGAAAGCAAGAAGGTGGATCACACATACAGGGTTTTTAAGACGGTGAACCGATGTGCCCCCTCGTTCCCCATGGCAGATGACTACTCAGAGTCTGTCCATGCAAAGAGGGACGTGTCTGTGTGGTGCAGCAACGACTACCTCGGCATGAGCCGTCACCCTAAAGTCACCCAGGCCATCAT ggAGACTTTACGTAAGCACGGCGCTGGTGCAGGAGGCACACGAAACATTTCAGGGACGAGCAAATTCCACGTGGAGCTTGAACATGAGCTAGCTGACCTGCACAATAAGGATGCTGCTCTTCTGTTCACTTCCTGCTTCGTAGCCAATGACTCCACGTTGTTTACTCTGGCAAAAATGCTACCAG GTTGTGAAATCTACTCTGACGCCGGCAACCATGCCTCAATGATCCAGGGTATAAGGAACAGCAGGGTCAAGAAGTTTATCTTCCGTCACAATGACGTCAGCCACCTGCAAGAGCTGCTTGAGAAGTCTGACCCCTCCACTCCAAAGATTGTCGCCTTTGAGACGGTACATTCAATGGATG GGGCGGTGTGCCCACTAGAGGAGATGTGTGATATTGCCCACAAGTTTGGTGCCATTACCTTTGTGGATGAAGTTCACGCTGTGGGCCTGTATGGCTCCAGAGGAGGAGGGATcggggacagagacagagtcatgcACAAGATGGACATCATCTCTGGTACCCTCG GCAAGGCATTTGGCTGTGTGGGTGGCTACATCGCCAGCACCAGCACCCTGGTGGACACAGTGCGCTCATACGCTGCAGGcttcatcttcaccacctcccTGCCCCCCATGCTGCTGGCAGGGGCCAAGGAGTCCATCAAGGTCCTGAAAAGTGAGGAAGGCCGGGTGCTCAGGAGGAAACATCAGAGGAGCGTGAAGCTGCTGCGACAGATGCTGATGGACTCGGGCTTTCCTGTGGTCCACTGCCCGAGCCACATCATTCCTGTCCGG GTGGCAGATGCAGAGAAGAACAATGAgatctgtgacatcatgatgtctCGTTACAACATCTACGTCCAGGCAATCAACTACCCCACTGTGGCCAAAGGAGAGGAGCTGCTGCGCATAGCCCCCACACCTCACCACACTCCCCAGATGATGTTCTACTTTGTTG accgGCTGCTGAAGACGTGGAAGGAGGTGGGCATGGAGCTGAGACCGCACTCCTCAGCAGAGTGTGACTTCTGCCAGCAGCCTCTTCACTTCGAGCTGATGAGCGAGAGGGAGAAGTCGTACTTCACAGGCCTCAGTCACATGATATCAGCTGTAGCGTGA
- the spo11 gene encoding meiotic recombination protein SPO11 codes for MGTRFTELFLEIDKLRAELLNNVEVMTSCQRAEEEISHREILTRIENVILGIVSSLSKDEAPVLALPNRSSWANVSFDSAVGLQMRSGSTVTTIRSDCPSSVTKFAQILKILLVIYRLVQSNSYATKRDIYYNNTQLFGSQKTVDDIVDDISCMLKVPRRSLHVLATSKGLISGDLCYMEEDGTRIDCRASSAAVAVSSNISGIRNIVSSAKFVMIVEKDATFQRLLDDDFCTKLSPCIMITGKGVPDVNSRLMVRKLWDTLHVPVFALVDADPHGIEIMCIYKYGSVAMSFEAHSLTVPSVMWLGLLPSDLRRLRVPEDALIPLTKRDENKLSSLLKRPYLSSQPDWQKEMELMQQSKVKAEIQSLAAIAPDFLTSIYLPNKLRYGGWV; via the exons ATGGGAACTCGTTTTACAGAGCTGTTTTTAGAAATTGACAAGCTCCGTGCTGAACTACTGAACAATGTCGAAGTCATGACAAGCTGTCAGCGCGCCGAAGAGGAAATCAGCCA CAGGGAAATTTTGACCCGCATTGAGAACGTAATCCTCGGAATAGTGAGCAGTCTTTCCAAAGATGAGGCCCCTGTCCTGGCACTGCCCAACAGATCCAGCTGGGCCAACGTCAg TTTTGACAGTGCCGTCGGGCTTCAAATGAGATCAGGAAGCACTGTCACTACCATTAGGAGCGACTGTCCATCATCTGTCACTAAATTTG CGCAAATTCTCAAGATTCTCTTGGTCATCTACAGACTCGTGCAGAGCAACTCCTACGCTACCAAAAG agacATCTATTACAACAATACACAGTTGTTTGGTTCACAAAAAACTGTTGATGATATAGTGGATGATATCTCCTGCATGCTAAAGGTTCCTCGCAGATCACTTCATGTG TTGGCCACGTCCAAAGGATTAATCTCAGGTGATCTGTGTTACATGGAAGAGGATGGCACGAGAATCGACTGCCGCGCCAGCTCTGCT gctGTTGCTGTTTCATCGAACATCAGTGGGATCAGAA ATATTGTGTCATCTGCTAAATTTGTCATGATAGTTGAGAAGGATGCAACGTTTCAGAGACTGCTGGATGATGACTTCTGCACGAAGCTGTCTCCTTGCATCATGATCACA GGTAAAGGCGTGCCAGATGTGAACAGCAGGTTGATGGTGAGAAAGCTCTGGGACACGCTGCACGTCCCCGTCTTCGCCCTGGTGGATGCTGATCCTCACG GGATTGAAATCATGTGTATCTACAAGTACGGATCAGTG GCCATGTCGTTTGAGGCCCACAGTCTGACCGTCCCCAGCGTTATGTGGCTAGGCCTCCTCCCCTCTGACCTCCGGAG GTTGAGGGTTCCCGAGGATGCCCTGATCCCCCTCACAAAGAGAGATGAGAACAAACTCAGCAGCCTCCTCAAAAGGCCGTACTTAAGCAGCCAACCAGACTGGCAGAAAGAG ATGGAACTGATGCAGCAGAGTAAAGTCAAGGCTGAAATACAGTCCCTAGCAGCCATAGCTCCTGATTTCCTCACCAGCATCTACCTGCCCAATAAGCTGCGTTACGGAGGCTGGGTTTGA